One Panicum virgatum strain AP13 chromosome 9K, P.virgatum_v5, whole genome shotgun sequence genomic region harbors:
- the LOC120652383 gene encoding lysine-specific demethylase JMJ25-like isoform X2 — translation MAAVPEDLRCKRSDGKQWRCGAPSVPGKTVCEKHYVQAKRRSASSALRASLRRSSASAAAAGGAPAPPFRSSSAAAARLHDGARPGPPPMAVARPVYARVAGETVYVAEPVPAPASRAPAYDGLPLGNAAGARTAAELVGRGPAGTTSCHQCRKAGAVLWCSSCDRRGYCAGCISRWYSDIPIDDVRKVCPACRGICNCRVCLQGDNLIKARVQEIPVVDKLRYLHCLLSYVLPVLKEIYSDQCFEIGVETRSSGPKTDILRAKINFDEQMCCDLCKVPVFDYHRHCPKCLYDLCLDCCRDIRRSQATVARGEHTEGHVEGKSRDSFSRRARLEPSAESVNDNSCSQPMDLNNIDIRSLVPTWRVSNDGSLTCGPHEAGGCGSSKLVLRRIFKINWIAKLVKCSEEMVNGCKVYDLQDECLSYSDGRQLELIGQHDLGLSKCSNSDDISGNCVYSPVLEDLKHEGIMQFRKHWIKAEPIVIRKAFEPSLSSIWDPLSIWRGIQEIIDEEMDEDVIVKAVDCSNQSEVDIELKQFIKGYSDGNKGGDGRLLMLKLKEWPQPSVLEEFLLCHRPEFIVNFPLVDFIHPRWGLLNLAAKLPQDALQPEVGMKLLIAYGSRQELGEGDPVMNLTINMGDVVHMLMHAVEVHNQCPKRPSSNGAEKIANGTSTHAGAVWDVFRRQDLPKLNEYLAAHREGFGANCQAVPSVKYPIYDQNVYLNNHHKKTLKDQYGIEPCTFHQHIGEAVFIPAGCPFQVKNLQSTVQLALNFLSPESLPESVRMAQEIRCLPNGHFAKLKMLEVKKISLYAASSSVREIQRITLDPKFNLDASFEDQNLTRVVSENLARVNKQRKVSCT, via the exons atgGCGGCCGTGCCGGAGGACCTCCGCTGCAAGCGCTCCGACGGCAAGCAGTGGCGCTGCGGCGCGCCCTCCGTGCCCGGCAAGACAGTCTGCGAGAAGCACTACGTCCAGGCCAAGAGgcgctccgcctcctccgcgctcCGCGCAAGTCTCCGCCGCtcgtccgcctccgccgccgccgccggcggcgcgcccgccccgcccttccgctcctcctccgccgccgcggcccgcctcCACGACGGGGCCcgccccgggccgccgccgatggCGGTCGCGAGGCCCGTCTACGCCAGGGTCGCCGGAGAGACGGTGTACGTGGCGGAGcccgtgccggcgccggcgtcgagggCCCCGGCGTACGACGGCCTGCCCCTGGGCAATGCTGCCGGCGCGCGCACCGCGGCG GAGCTGGTCGGGAGAGGCCCGGCGGGGACGACGAGTTGCCACCAGTGCCGCAAGGCTGGGGCCGTCCTTTGGTGCTCCAGCTGTGACAGGAGAGGCTACTGTGCCGGCTGCATTTCGAGATG GTACTCTGACATTCCGATAGACGATGTTCGAAAGGTTTGTCCCGCATGCCGTGGCATTTGTAATTGCAGAGTTTGCTTACAAGGAGACAATTTAATAAAG GCCAGGGTGCAAGAAATACCAGTTGTTGATAAGTTGAGATATCTTCATTGCCTTTTGTCCTATGTTCTTCCAGTACTAAAGGAGATTTATTCTGACCAATGCTTTGAAATAGGTGTTGAAACAAGATCTTCTG GTCCAAAGACAGATATCCTCAGAGCAAAGATAAATTTTGATGAACAAATGTGCTG TGATTTATGCAAAGTGCCAGTTTTTGATTATCACCGCCACTGCCCAAAGTGTCTGTATGATTTATGCCTTGATTGCTGTCGAGACATACGGCGTTCTCAGGCCACTGTTGCAAGAGGAGAACATACTGAAGGTCATGTTGAAGGTAAAAGTAGAGATTCTTTTAGTAGAAGAGCAAGACTGGAACCATCTGCAGAAAGTGTAAATGACAATTCTTGCTCTCAGCCAATGGATCTAAACAATATTGACATTAGATCTTTAGTCCCTACATGGAGAGTCAGCAATGACGGCAGCCTCACTTGTGGGCCTCATGAAGCTGGTGGCTGTGGTTCCTCAAAACTGGTGCTAAGGCGAATATTCAAAATTAATTGGATCGCTAAACTTGTAAAATGTTCTGAAGAAATGGTCAATGGTTGCAAAGTATATGATCTGCAGGATGAATGTTTGTCGTACAGTGATGGCAGACAGTTAGAGTTAATTGGTCAGCATGACCTTGGTCTCTCAAAATGCTCAAACAGTGATGATATTAGCGGGAATTGTGTGTACTCTCCTGTATTGGAGGACTTAAAACATGAAGGCATCATGCAGTTTCGTAAGCATTGGATAAAGGCGGAGCCTATTGTCATCAGAAAAGCATTTGAGCCTTCCCTGTCATCAATCTGGGACCCTTTAAGTATTTGGAGAGGTATCCAGGAGATCATCGATGAAGAAATGGATGAAGATGTAATAGTCAAAGCTGTGGACTGCTCAAATCAATCTGAG GTGGATATCGAGCTCAAACAGTTTATCAAAGGTTATTCAGATGGCAACAAGGGGGGCGATGGCCGCTTGTTGATGCTGAAATTGAAAGAGTGGCCCCAGCCCAGTGTCTTAGAGGAGTTTCTGTTGTGCCACAGACCAGAATTTATTGTCAATTTTCCTCTTGTTGATTTTATTCATCCTAGATGGGGTCTCCTAAATCTTGCTGCCAAGTTACCCCAAGATGCATTACAGCCTGAAGTAGGGATGAAACTGCTAATTGCATATGGAAGTCGTCAAGAACTTGGTGAAGGTGATCCAGTGATGAATCTAACGATTAACATGGGTGATGTG GTTCACATGTTAATGCATGCAGTTGAAGTACATAACCAATGTCCCAAGAGGCCATCATCTAATGGAGCTGAAAAGATTGCTAATGGAACTAGTACGCAT GCTGGTGCTGTCTGGGATGTATTCCGCAGGCAGGATCTTCCAAAGCTTAATGAATATTTGGCTGCTCACCGGGAAGGATTTGGAGCTAACTGTCAAGCTGTGCCCTCT GTTAAATATCCTATTTATGATCAAAATGTGTACCTCAACAATCATCATAAGAAGACATTGAAGGATCAATATG GTATTGAGCCTTGCACATTCCACCAACATATTGGTGAGGCTGTATTCATTCCAGCCGGCTGTCCTTTCCAAGTGAAAAACCTCCAG TCCACCGTTCAATTGGCTCTCAATTTTTTGTCTCCGGAGAGTTTGCCAGAGTCAGTCCGGATGGCCCAAGAGATCCGTTGCCTGCCGAATGGtcattttgcaaaactgaaGATGCTTGAG GTAAAAAAGATCTCCTTATATGCAGCAAGTTCATCTGTCAGAGAAATTCAGAGAATAACTCTGGATCCCAA
- the LOC120652383 gene encoding lysine-specific demethylase JMJ25-like isoform X1, translated as MAAVPEDLRCKRSDGKQWRCGAPSVPGKTVCEKHYVQAKRRSASSALRASLRRSSASAAAAGGAPAPPFRSSSAAAARLHDGARPGPPPMAVARPVYARVAGETVYVAEPVPAPASRAPAYDGLPLGNAAGARTAAELVGRGPAGTTSCHQCRKAGAVLWCSSCDRRGYCAGCISRWYSDIPIDDVRKVCPACRGICNCRVCLQGDNLIKARVQEIPVVDKLRYLHCLLSYVLPVLKEIYSDQCFEIGVETRSSGPKTDILRAKINFDEQMCCDLCKVPVFDYHRHCPKCLYDLCLDCCRDIRRSQATVARGEHTEGHVEGKSRDSFSRRARLEPSAESVNDNSCSQPMDLNNIDIRSLVPTWRVSNDGSLTCGPHEAGGCGSSKLVLRRIFKINWIAKLVKCSEEMVNGCKVYDLQDECLSYSDGRQLELIGQHDLGLSKCSNSDDISGNCVYSPVLEDLKHEGIMQFRKHWIKAEPIVIRKAFEPSLSSIWDPLSIWRGIQEIIDEEMDEDVIVKAVDCSNQSEVDIELKQFIKGYSDGNKGGDGRLLMLKLKEWPQPSVLEEFLLCHRPEFIVNFPLVDFIHPRWGLLNLAAKLPQDALQPEVGMKLLIAYGSRQELGEGDPVMNLTINMGDVVHMLMHAVEVHNQCPKRPSSNGAEKIANGTSTHVNDHTPVPYLDLIVGEQKCKLATSHCEQAKANNLEGSQAGAVWDVFRRQDLPKLNEYLAAHREGFGANCQAVPSVKYPIYDQNVYLNNHHKKTLKDQYGIEPCTFHQHIGEAVFIPAGCPFQVKNLQSTVQLALNFLSPESLPESVRMAQEIRCLPNGHFAKLKMLEVKKISLYAASSSVREIQRITLDPKFNLDASFEDQNLTRVVSENLARVNKQRKVSCT; from the exons atgGCGGCCGTGCCGGAGGACCTCCGCTGCAAGCGCTCCGACGGCAAGCAGTGGCGCTGCGGCGCGCCCTCCGTGCCCGGCAAGACAGTCTGCGAGAAGCACTACGTCCAGGCCAAGAGgcgctccgcctcctccgcgctcCGCGCAAGTCTCCGCCGCtcgtccgcctccgccgccgccgccggcggcgcgcccgccccgcccttccgctcctcctccgccgccgcggcccgcctcCACGACGGGGCCcgccccgggccgccgccgatggCGGTCGCGAGGCCCGTCTACGCCAGGGTCGCCGGAGAGACGGTGTACGTGGCGGAGcccgtgccggcgccggcgtcgagggCCCCGGCGTACGACGGCCTGCCCCTGGGCAATGCTGCCGGCGCGCGCACCGCGGCG GAGCTGGTCGGGAGAGGCCCGGCGGGGACGACGAGTTGCCACCAGTGCCGCAAGGCTGGGGCCGTCCTTTGGTGCTCCAGCTGTGACAGGAGAGGCTACTGTGCCGGCTGCATTTCGAGATG GTACTCTGACATTCCGATAGACGATGTTCGAAAGGTTTGTCCCGCATGCCGTGGCATTTGTAATTGCAGAGTTTGCTTACAAGGAGACAATTTAATAAAG GCCAGGGTGCAAGAAATACCAGTTGTTGATAAGTTGAGATATCTTCATTGCCTTTTGTCCTATGTTCTTCCAGTACTAAAGGAGATTTATTCTGACCAATGCTTTGAAATAGGTGTTGAAACAAGATCTTCTG GTCCAAAGACAGATATCCTCAGAGCAAAGATAAATTTTGATGAACAAATGTGCTG TGATTTATGCAAAGTGCCAGTTTTTGATTATCACCGCCACTGCCCAAAGTGTCTGTATGATTTATGCCTTGATTGCTGTCGAGACATACGGCGTTCTCAGGCCACTGTTGCAAGAGGAGAACATACTGAAGGTCATGTTGAAGGTAAAAGTAGAGATTCTTTTAGTAGAAGAGCAAGACTGGAACCATCTGCAGAAAGTGTAAATGACAATTCTTGCTCTCAGCCAATGGATCTAAACAATATTGACATTAGATCTTTAGTCCCTACATGGAGAGTCAGCAATGACGGCAGCCTCACTTGTGGGCCTCATGAAGCTGGTGGCTGTGGTTCCTCAAAACTGGTGCTAAGGCGAATATTCAAAATTAATTGGATCGCTAAACTTGTAAAATGTTCTGAAGAAATGGTCAATGGTTGCAAAGTATATGATCTGCAGGATGAATGTTTGTCGTACAGTGATGGCAGACAGTTAGAGTTAATTGGTCAGCATGACCTTGGTCTCTCAAAATGCTCAAACAGTGATGATATTAGCGGGAATTGTGTGTACTCTCCTGTATTGGAGGACTTAAAACATGAAGGCATCATGCAGTTTCGTAAGCATTGGATAAAGGCGGAGCCTATTGTCATCAGAAAAGCATTTGAGCCTTCCCTGTCATCAATCTGGGACCCTTTAAGTATTTGGAGAGGTATCCAGGAGATCATCGATGAAGAAATGGATGAAGATGTAATAGTCAAAGCTGTGGACTGCTCAAATCAATCTGAG GTGGATATCGAGCTCAAACAGTTTATCAAAGGTTATTCAGATGGCAACAAGGGGGGCGATGGCCGCTTGTTGATGCTGAAATTGAAAGAGTGGCCCCAGCCCAGTGTCTTAGAGGAGTTTCTGTTGTGCCACAGACCAGAATTTATTGTCAATTTTCCTCTTGTTGATTTTATTCATCCTAGATGGGGTCTCCTAAATCTTGCTGCCAAGTTACCCCAAGATGCATTACAGCCTGAAGTAGGGATGAAACTGCTAATTGCATATGGAAGTCGTCAAGAACTTGGTGAAGGTGATCCAGTGATGAATCTAACGATTAACATGGGTGATGTG GTTCACATGTTAATGCATGCAGTTGAAGTACATAACCAATGTCCCAAGAGGCCATCATCTAATGGAGCTGAAAAGATTGCTAATGGAACTAGTACGCATGTAAATGATCACACTCCTGTTCCATATTTGGATCTGATTGTGGGGGAGCAAAAGTGCAAACTTGCAACTTCACATTGCGAGCAGGCAAAAGCTAACAATTTAGAAGGATCACAGGCTGGTGCTGTCTGGGATGTATTCCGCAGGCAGGATCTTCCAAAGCTTAATGAATATTTGGCTGCTCACCGGGAAGGATTTGGAGCTAACTGTCAAGCTGTGCCCTCT GTTAAATATCCTATTTATGATCAAAATGTGTACCTCAACAATCATCATAAGAAGACATTGAAGGATCAATATG GTATTGAGCCTTGCACATTCCACCAACATATTGGTGAGGCTGTATTCATTCCAGCCGGCTGTCCTTTCCAAGTGAAAAACCTCCAG TCCACCGTTCAATTGGCTCTCAATTTTTTGTCTCCGGAGAGTTTGCCAGAGTCAGTCCGGATGGCCCAAGAGATCCGTTGCCTGCCGAATGGtcattttgcaaaactgaaGATGCTTGAG GTAAAAAAGATCTCCTTATATGCAGCAAGTTCATCTGTCAGAGAAATTCAGAGAATAACTCTGGATCCCAA
- the LOC120652383 gene encoding lysine-specific demethylase JMJ25-like isoform X3 — protein MAAVPEDLRCKRSDGKQWRCGAPSVPGKTVCEKHYVQAKRRSASSALRASLRRSSASAAAAGGAPAPPFRSSSAAAARLHDGARPGPPPMAVARPVYARVAGETVYVAEPVPAPASRAPAYDGLPLGNAAGARTAAELVGRGPAGTTSCHQCRKAGAVLWCSSCDRRGYCAGCISRWYSDIPIDDVRKVCPACRGICNCRVCLQGDNLIKARVQEIPVVDKLRYLHCLLSYVLPVLKEIYSDQCFEIGVETRSSGPKTDILRAKINFDEQMCCDLCKVPVFDYHRHCPKCLYDLCLDCCRDIRRSQATVARGEHTEGHVEGKSRDSFSRRARLEPSAESVNDNSCSQPMDLNNIDIRSLVPTWRVSNDGSLTCGPHEAGGCGSSKLVLRRIFKINWIAKLVKCSEEMVNGCKVYDLQDECLSYSDGRQLELIGQHDLGLSKCSNSDDISGNCVYSPVLEDLKHEGIMQFRKHWIKAEPIVIRKAFEPSLSSIWDPLSIWRGIQEIIDEEMDEDVIVKAVDCSNQSEVDIELKQFIKGYSDGNKGGDGRLLMLKLKEWPQPSVLEEFLLCHRPEFIVNFPLVDFIHPRWGLLNLAAKLPQDALQPEVGMKLLIAYGSRQELGEGDPVMNLTINMGDVVHMLMHAVEVHNQCPKRPSSNGAEKIANGTSTHVNDHTPVPYLDLIVGEQKCKLATSHCEQAKANNLEGSQAGAVWDVFRRQDLPKLNEYLAAHREGFGANCQAVPSVKYPIYDQNVYLNNHHKKTLKDQYGIEPCTFHQHIGEAVFIPAGCPFQVKNLQSTVQLALNFLSPESLPESVRMAQEIRCLPNGHFAKLKMLEVQS, from the exons atgGCGGCCGTGCCGGAGGACCTCCGCTGCAAGCGCTCCGACGGCAAGCAGTGGCGCTGCGGCGCGCCCTCCGTGCCCGGCAAGACAGTCTGCGAGAAGCACTACGTCCAGGCCAAGAGgcgctccgcctcctccgcgctcCGCGCAAGTCTCCGCCGCtcgtccgcctccgccgccgccgccggcggcgcgcccgccccgcccttccgctcctcctccgccgccgcggcccgcctcCACGACGGGGCCcgccccgggccgccgccgatggCGGTCGCGAGGCCCGTCTACGCCAGGGTCGCCGGAGAGACGGTGTACGTGGCGGAGcccgtgccggcgccggcgtcgagggCCCCGGCGTACGACGGCCTGCCCCTGGGCAATGCTGCCGGCGCGCGCACCGCGGCG GAGCTGGTCGGGAGAGGCCCGGCGGGGACGACGAGTTGCCACCAGTGCCGCAAGGCTGGGGCCGTCCTTTGGTGCTCCAGCTGTGACAGGAGAGGCTACTGTGCCGGCTGCATTTCGAGATG GTACTCTGACATTCCGATAGACGATGTTCGAAAGGTTTGTCCCGCATGCCGTGGCATTTGTAATTGCAGAGTTTGCTTACAAGGAGACAATTTAATAAAG GCCAGGGTGCAAGAAATACCAGTTGTTGATAAGTTGAGATATCTTCATTGCCTTTTGTCCTATGTTCTTCCAGTACTAAAGGAGATTTATTCTGACCAATGCTTTGAAATAGGTGTTGAAACAAGATCTTCTG GTCCAAAGACAGATATCCTCAGAGCAAAGATAAATTTTGATGAACAAATGTGCTG TGATTTATGCAAAGTGCCAGTTTTTGATTATCACCGCCACTGCCCAAAGTGTCTGTATGATTTATGCCTTGATTGCTGTCGAGACATACGGCGTTCTCAGGCCACTGTTGCAAGAGGAGAACATACTGAAGGTCATGTTGAAGGTAAAAGTAGAGATTCTTTTAGTAGAAGAGCAAGACTGGAACCATCTGCAGAAAGTGTAAATGACAATTCTTGCTCTCAGCCAATGGATCTAAACAATATTGACATTAGATCTTTAGTCCCTACATGGAGAGTCAGCAATGACGGCAGCCTCACTTGTGGGCCTCATGAAGCTGGTGGCTGTGGTTCCTCAAAACTGGTGCTAAGGCGAATATTCAAAATTAATTGGATCGCTAAACTTGTAAAATGTTCTGAAGAAATGGTCAATGGTTGCAAAGTATATGATCTGCAGGATGAATGTTTGTCGTACAGTGATGGCAGACAGTTAGAGTTAATTGGTCAGCATGACCTTGGTCTCTCAAAATGCTCAAACAGTGATGATATTAGCGGGAATTGTGTGTACTCTCCTGTATTGGAGGACTTAAAACATGAAGGCATCATGCAGTTTCGTAAGCATTGGATAAAGGCGGAGCCTATTGTCATCAGAAAAGCATTTGAGCCTTCCCTGTCATCAATCTGGGACCCTTTAAGTATTTGGAGAGGTATCCAGGAGATCATCGATGAAGAAATGGATGAAGATGTAATAGTCAAAGCTGTGGACTGCTCAAATCAATCTGAG GTGGATATCGAGCTCAAACAGTTTATCAAAGGTTATTCAGATGGCAACAAGGGGGGCGATGGCCGCTTGTTGATGCTGAAATTGAAAGAGTGGCCCCAGCCCAGTGTCTTAGAGGAGTTTCTGTTGTGCCACAGACCAGAATTTATTGTCAATTTTCCTCTTGTTGATTTTATTCATCCTAGATGGGGTCTCCTAAATCTTGCTGCCAAGTTACCCCAAGATGCATTACAGCCTGAAGTAGGGATGAAACTGCTAATTGCATATGGAAGTCGTCAAGAACTTGGTGAAGGTGATCCAGTGATGAATCTAACGATTAACATGGGTGATGTG GTTCACATGTTAATGCATGCAGTTGAAGTACATAACCAATGTCCCAAGAGGCCATCATCTAATGGAGCTGAAAAGATTGCTAATGGAACTAGTACGCATGTAAATGATCACACTCCTGTTCCATATTTGGATCTGATTGTGGGGGAGCAAAAGTGCAAACTTGCAACTTCACATTGCGAGCAGGCAAAAGCTAACAATTTAGAAGGATCACAGGCTGGTGCTGTCTGGGATGTATTCCGCAGGCAGGATCTTCCAAAGCTTAATGAATATTTGGCTGCTCACCGGGAAGGATTTGGAGCTAACTGTCAAGCTGTGCCCTCT GTTAAATATCCTATTTATGATCAAAATGTGTACCTCAACAATCATCATAAGAAGACATTGAAGGATCAATATG GTATTGAGCCTTGCACATTCCACCAACATATTGGTGAGGCTGTATTCATTCCAGCCGGCTGTCCTTTCCAAGTGAAAAACCTCCAG TCCACCGTTCAATTGGCTCTCAATTTTTTGTCTCCGGAGAGTTTGCCAGAGTCAGTCCGGATGGCCCAAGAGATCCGTTGCCTGCCGAATGGtcattttgcaaaactgaaGATGCTTGAG